Proteins encoded in a region of the Oxyura jamaicensis isolate SHBP4307 breed ruddy duck chromosome 17, BPBGC_Ojam_1.0, whole genome shotgun sequence genome:
- the CCDC180 gene encoding coiled-coil domain-containing protein 180 isoform X3: protein MLEEISFFLSADIYRFMNNEAMLINRALLANQRAISKLFFNLMKSEMKRELSLRLKWQDRVKNWKLTQKNYIVQSFREFMVNEEIQNPPAVKTEMEIMINGQILLNEKRLEILQHLVYDRRDDLLPPACTQDEVNEWYKSLVNLNKSMDAHNRQCMLQIRTQYEAVQQKCLAEVQLYKNKLLNLNVCTQTEAEETVNSDLLQWTEKLQSQFEEELKNMDRDFEELAKQNEQNCRDLYSYFQQASSLWDVHQFRLSKQEGELQKKLDECRQKQNKLIQMTENNLDIILDKMRTAGSEKKLKKCLENALSSLDDIRARYETFNKVLVDKVTSYPEAILQELISYSVSISKYFNVKEVFKQNLEGKIESTFQGQVEVLEAESLVEQQAESIVQENEENQKMDSSQRQNEETNTAENEEIFAWETEETEKQEDKENTFQESNETDDIEQGDVLNSSEVEISEIATETFSTSSGNIYTVLGAEEAEETDIPEIYFTKYEEKESLPVYLEHVLIKETIFVELKKRIRRCFFEHLEKWFAESLSNSCATVAAKEEELNSELQQHLLLHQPRQENIETNIYNVRAAELLLHEKRLECHCAGVVEALNKERAEFLKLCGQQNDTIKNLNSRIHDMESVFLGAPVTEKLVSFSNSVHSELLNHLEVIQVSLRSYRNYLEEALGKLRDSNVDFLKACRLFCEGGNFSPEEVESFSKHLQKKSEHIDSFERLIMADMEKMESSCLEQATELVNQAETKFHYLFTNRVFMEKIQRLLTNLRLQIKSEVANSNLQAATLKSYLEKLHQKIDTCAHSTADKEALTSEELYNFTKVLLKELRKRSQYLDCLLVGTRRPYDNELSTPPAAEVTLQGPIAVAIRTECRRDAKILTMMGLDPVKFPLLNPSRMGKSAVDDLAVNVIQNLLDFRIKSSWRKSSDRNQDRNVRSHSLGPANLPTPKNSHLNVSDGGPQKSATYKHAARVPRKSSISKKMPRGSIQKHTRPVLNDKRYQIFGEKPPESDTFKGIIMNILWTGNNNLLCLAEEFYQKEKHQMTMPEDLPETFEHCAEMFRQNLLSYQSQTDGYYNSCLKEFQDQLKLFEEELPYVSWLAVDSLLKEHEQKLSSSADNIRHLFNKQLEDWESVKVMHKNQLCPSLGHPDNLLQLEALCQEELKRQKDQAEAIHLNTEMLRDCATECAQNFVSALAAFTEKLLLELDESITIDDIQVPNSETPREKTSVLIRRKEAGLPLEICKVEQLIERGSRTWPGIPTTTLTDNSDYIICKETASVTAAKTTLGHIAVVEARDAVYKKYICKLEQHFAQIKKESSSQLVTVQHWENWWKQSIQKIKQFYM, encoded by the exons ATGCTGGAGGAAATTTCCTTCTTCTTATCAGCTGATATTTACAGGTTCATGAACAATGAGGCCATG CTGATTAACAGAGCACTGTTGGCTAACCAGAGAGCAATTTCCAAGCTGTTCTTTAATCTAATGAAATCAGAGATGAAAAGGGAATTATCACTTCGATTGAAATGGCAAGACAGAGTCAAGAACTGGAAGCTTACACAAAAGAACTACATAGTTCAGAGTTTCAG AGAATTTATggtaaatgaagaaatacagaatcccccagctgtgaaaacagaaatggaaattatgATAAATGGACAGATTTTACTTAATGAAAAGAGACTGGAAATTCTGCAGCACCTTGTGTACGACAGAAGAGA TGATTTGTTGCCTCCAGCGTGCACACAAGATGAAGTTAATGAATGGTACAAATCTTTGgtaaatttaaacaaaagtatGG ATGCCCACAATAGGCAGTGTATGTTGCAAATTCGTACCCAGTATGAGGCAGTCCAGCAAAAATGTTTGGCAGAAGTGCAGTTATACAAG aataaACTGTTGAATCTGAATGTTTGCACACAAACGGAGGCTGAAGAAACTGTGAATTCTGACTTACTTCAGTGGACGGAGAAACTACAAAGTCAGTTTGAAGAGGAACTGAAGAATATGGAT agagacTTTGAGGAGCTGGCTAAACAGAATGAGCAGAACTGTAGAGACCTGTACAGCTATTTTCAACAGGCCAGTAGTCTCTGGGATGTCCATCAATTCAGACTGTCCAAGCAGGAAGGTGAACTTCAGAAGAAACTAGATGAATGCagacagaaacagaataaattaatacag ATGACGGAAAATAATCTGGATATAATTCTGGATAAAATGAGAACAGCGGGCtctgaaaaaaagctgaagaaatgtttggaaaatgcCCTTTCTTCTTTGGATGATATTAGAGCTAG GTATGAGACATTCAACAAAGTTCTGGTGGATAAAGTAACCTCCTACCCAGAAGCTATTTTGCAGGAATTGATTTCTTACAGCGTATCtatcagcaaatattttaatgtaaaagaaGTCTTCAAACAG aacttggaaggaaaaatagaatCCACATTTCAAGGTCAAG TTGAGGTTCTGGAAGCTGAAAGTCTGGTGGAGCAACAAGCTGAGAGTATTgtgcaagaaaatgaagaaaatcagaagatgGATAGCTCTCAACgacaaaatgaagaaacaaacacagctgaGAATGAGGAGATCTTTGCGTGGGAAACtgaggaaacagagaaacaagaagATAAGGAGAATACTTTTCAAGAGAGCAATGAAACTGATGATATAGAGCAGGGG GATGTGCTCAACAGCAGTGAGGTGGAAATCTCTGAAATTGCTACTGAGACTTTTTCCACTTCTAGTGGAAACATTTACACAGTTCTTGGAGCTGAAGAGGCGGAAGAGACGGACATCCCAgagatttattttacaaagtatGAGGAAAAAGAATCACTTCCCGTGTACCTGGAACATGTACTTATCAAAGAAACCATATTTGTAGAGCTGAAGAAACG GATTCGCCGCTGCTTTTTTGAACACTTGGAGAAATGGTTTGCAGAGTCCTTATCCAACTCCTGTGCCACTGTAGCTGCCAAGGAGGAGGAGCTGAATTCAGAACTTCAGCAGCATCTTCTCTTGCATCAGCCAAGACAGGAGAATATAGAGACAAATATCTACAATGTTAGAGCTG CTGAACTATTACTTCATGAAAAGCGTCTAGAGTGCCACTGTGCAGGTGTGGTGGAAGCTCTGAACAAGGAGAGAGCTGAATTCCTCAAACTTTGTGGTCAGCAAAATGACACCATCAAAAACTTAAATTCTCGAATCCATGACATGGAATCAGTCTTCCTCGGTGCTCCTGTGACTGAGAA GTTAGTTTCTTTCAGCAACAGTGTGCACTCAGAGCTCCTTAATCATCTGGAAGTCATCCAGGTTTCCCTGAGGAGTTATCGGAACTATTTGGAAGAAGCTTTAGGAAAATTAAGAGATTCAAATGTGGATTTTCTCAAAGCTTGCAG ATTATTTTGTGAAGGAGGTAATTTTTCTCCTGAGGAGGTAGAGTCTTTCAGCAagcatcttcagaaaaaaagtgagcaTATTGACTCATTTGAAAGGTTAATCATGGCTGATATGGAGAAAATGGAATCGAGCTGCTTGGAGCAG gctACTGAACTTGTCAACCAGGCTGAAACGAAGTTCCATTATCTCTTTACGAATCGAGTCTTTATGGAGAAGATCCAGCGGCTTCTGACAAATCTACGGCTGCAAATCAAATCAGAG gTAGCAAATTCCAATTTACAGGCAGCGACATTAAAATCCTACCTGGAGAAACTCCATCAGAAGATAGATACTTGTGCTCACTCTACTGCAGATAAAGAA GCTTTGACTTCCGAAGAGTTGTACAACTTTACCAAAGTACTGTTGAAGGAACTGAGAAAGAGGAGCCAGTATCTTGATTGCCTGCTAGTCGGTACAAGAAGGCCGTATGATAAT GAGCTCTCTacccctcctgcagcagaagtTACATTACAAGGTCCAATTGCTGTTGCTATTCGAACGGAGTGTCGCAGAGATGCGAAAATATTGACGATGATGGGGCTGGATCCTGTCAAGTTTCCTTTGTTAAATCCAAGCAGAATGGGAAAGTCTGCAGTTGATGATTTAGCAGTAAACGTTATCCAAAACTTACTTGA TTTCAGAATTAAGTCCTCCTGGAGAAAATCTTCAGACCGAAATCAGGACAGAAATGTTCGCTCACATTCTTTAGGACCAG caaatCTTCCCACACCGAAGAATTCTCACTTAAATGTATCTGATGGAGGTCCTCAGAAGTCTGCTACTTACAAGCATGCAGCTCGTGTCCCCAGGAAGTCATCTATTAGCAAGAAGATGCCAAGAGGAAG CATCCAGAAACACACAAGACCAGTTCTCAATGATAAGAGATACCAAATATTTGGAGAGAAGCCTCCTGAATCTGA tacttttAAGGGGATTATTATGAATATTCTCTGGACAGGTAATAACAACTTGCTCTGTCTTGCTGAG GAGTTCTACCAAAAAGAGAAGCATCAAATGACAATGCCTGAAGATCTTCCAGAGACATTTGAACACTGTGCGGAAATGTTCAGACAGAATCTATTGTCATACCAAAGTCAGACAGATGGTTACTACAACTCCTGTCTTAAAG AATTTCAGGATCAGTTGAAGTTGTTTGAAGAGGAACTCCCTTATGTCTCTTGGTTGGCGGTTGATAGTCTTTTAAAAGAACACGAGCAGAAGCTCAGCAGTTCTGCTGATAACATTCGGCACCTCTTCAATAAACAGCTAGAAGACTGGGAGAGCGTGAAG GTGATGCACAAGAATCAATTATGTCCCTCACTGGGGCATCCAGACAACTTACTTCAGCTGGAAGCTTTGTGCCAAGAggaattaaaaaggcaaaaagaccAAGCTGAGGCTATTCATCTCAACACAGAGATGCTTAGG GACTGTGCTACTGAGTGTGCTCAGAACTTTGTTTCTGCACTAGCTGCCTTCACAGAAAAGCTGCTTCTGGAATTGGATGAAAGCATCACGATTGATGACATACAAGTGCCAA ACAGTGAAACACCGAGGGAAAAGACATCTGTGTTGATCCGTCGTAAAGAAGCTGGACTTCCTCTAGAAATCTGCAAAGTTGAACAGTTAATTGAACGTGGGAGCAG gacTTGGCCAGGAATACCTACGACCACTCTTACAGACAATTCAGACTATATTATTTGCAAAGAAACTGCATCGGTTACAGCAGCAAAGACTACGCTGGGCCACATAGCAGTAGTGGAAGCAAGAGATGCTGTATATAAG AAATACATATGTAAACTTGAGCAGCACTTTGCCCAGATCAAGAAAGAAAGTTCATCTCAGCTGGTGACAGTTCAGCATTGGGAAAATTGGTGGAAACAGTCCATCCAGAAGATTAAGCAATTCTATATGTGA